A stretch of DNA from Francisella uliginis:
GTTGTTATTAATAAATTAAAGCAGTTACAAGATTTGGGTCATGAAATCCATTTCTTAATAGGTGATTTTACAGCTCAAATAGGTGATCCAACTGGAAAAAATGCTACTAGACCTCCTTTGACAGCCCAAGAAGTTGCTACGAATGCTGAAACATATACAAAGCAAGTTTTTAAAATTTTGGATAGAGAAAAAACAATTATCCGTCGTAATGGCGACTGGTTTGATAAGATGTCTGCAAGTGACATGATCAAACTAGCTTCAAAATCTACAGTAGCTAGGATGCTTGAAAGGGATGATTTCTCAAAAAGATATAAGGGTGGTCAATCAATCTCTATTCATGAATTTTTGTATCCTCTGGTACAAGGTTATGATTCTGTAGCTATGAATGCTGATATTGAGTTAGGTGGTACAGATCAGAAATTTAATCTACTAATGGGTAGAGAGCTACAAAAACAACAAGGTCAAGAACCGCAAATCATCATTACTATGCCTCTTTTAGAAGGTCTAGATGGTGTTAAGAAGATGTCTAAATCTAGCCAAAACTATATTGGAATAGAAGAGGCTGCTAATGATATCTTTGGTAAAGTTATGTCTATATCTGATGATCTTATGTGGCGTTATTACGAGTTATTAAGCTTTAAATCTTTAGAGACTATAGCAGAGTTAAAAGAGAAAGTTGAAAATGGAACTAATCCACGAGATATCAAGATAGAACTTGCAAAAGAGTTAATAGAAAGATTCCATTCTAAGGAAGATGCTGAGAAAGCTCATCAAGATTTTATACAAAGATTTCAAAAAAATCAGATACCTGATGACATAAATGTTGTAGAATTAAGTCAAGAGTTACCTATTGCTAACTTGCTTAAAGAAGCTGGTTTAGTTTCAAGTACATCTGAGGCTAATCGCATGATTAAGCAGGGAGCTGTTAAAATAGATGGTGAAAAAGTTGCTGATAATAAAGTTACTTTTGGTAAAGGTACAGATAATGTTTTCCAAGTAGGAAAACGTAAATTTGCAAAAATTATTATTAAATAAGGGGTTATTAGAAATGGATAAGTTTTTATCAATATTTGTTGGAGTTTTAATTATTGTTACAATTATTACAATATTTATTCACTTATTTCCTATAGCATTAAAAGTATGCATTATTTCAGCAATTATTAGTGCAATAATTTATGTAGTATTAAAAATGATTGAGAAATTTAGCAATTAATCATTTCTTTTAAAACCAATTATTTGCCTACGCTGTTTTTTAGTTGGTTTTTCGTGACTTTGTAGACTTGCTGTTTTTCTTAGCAGAGCTTCTTTCTCTCTTTTCTCAATACTTTCAGGTGTTTCTGTATAGAGCTTTTGTGCCTCTGTTGCAGATTTTCTAACTTCATCCAGGGCTTCGACGACTATAGTTTTCTTTATGTGTGACTGTTGGACTTGATATATATCGCCAATACTGACCGCTTTACTAACTTTTGTTTTCTGGCCTTGAAAGTGTACTTTACCACCTTCGATAGCTTTTTTTGCTAAAGCTCTAGTCTTATAAAACCTAGCAGCCCATAGCCATTTGTCTAGTCTAACACTCATACTTGGATTATATTAT
This window harbors:
- a CDS encoding RNA-binding S4 domain-containing protein; this encodes MSVRLDKWLWAARFYKTRALAKKAIEGGKVHFQGQKTKVSKAVSIGDIYQVQQSHIKKTIVVEALDEVRKSATEAQKLYTETPESIEKREKEALLRKTASLQSHEKPTKKQRRQIIGFKRND
- the tyrS gene encoding tyrosine--tRNA ligase — encoded protein: MSTIQQTLEIIKRGADEVLIEEELIKKLEKDKPLVIKFGCDPTAPDIHLGHTVVINKLKQLQDLGHEIHFLIGDFTAQIGDPTGKNATRPPLTAQEVATNAETYTKQVFKILDREKTIIRRNGDWFDKMSASDMIKLASKSTVARMLERDDFSKRYKGGQSISIHEFLYPLVQGYDSVAMNADIELGGTDQKFNLLMGRELQKQQGQEPQIIITMPLLEGLDGVKKMSKSSQNYIGIEEAANDIFGKVMSISDDLMWRYYELLSFKSLETIAELKEKVENGTNPRDIKIELAKELIERFHSKEDAEKAHQDFIQRFQKNQIPDDINVVELSQELPIANLLKEAGLVSSTSEANRMIKQGAVKIDGEKVADNKVTFGKGTDNVFQVGKRKFAKIIIK